One window of Elusimicrobiota bacterium genomic DNA carries:
- the secY gene encoding preprotein translocase subunit SecY — protein MIRSLTDIFEIPDLRKRVLFVLGCLALYRVGAAIPIPGINGDALRAIFQAQQSTLLGILNMFSGGALGQFSIFSMGVMPYINASIIMSLLQGAHVIPYLDRLHKEGELGRRKLNQMTRYLTLFLAAFQSFGLTLMISKMPSPTGLPVVSNPTPFFFIITVLTLTTGTVFIMWLGEQMTEQGVGNGTSMIIFAGIVERIPGSIFAMVQLVHSEEIGLIKALLIGVVIVGVILSVVWVETAQRKIPVQYAKRVVGRKMMGGATSFLPLKVDQSGVIAVIFAVSLLAVPMTVVQFTPNSPWAQRLQGFLNGGNPVYEVIYAALIIFFCYFYNSVSINPMDLAENMKKSGGFVPGIRPGEPTAQFIEWVLDRITLGGALFVAAVAVMPQLLRYVYNVPFYLGGTSLLIVVGVALDTMGQLESHLIMRHYEGFLKKGRIRQRWFNVGN, from the coding sequence ATGATCCGCAGTCTGACGGACATCTTCGAGATCCCGGACCTGCGCAAGCGCGTCCTCTTCGTCCTCGGCTGCCTCGCCCTCTACCGGGTGGGCGCCGCGATCCCCATCCCGGGGATCAACGGGGACGCGCTGCGCGCGATCTTCCAGGCCCAGCAGAGCACGCTCCTCGGCATCCTGAACATGTTCTCGGGCGGCGCACTGGGCCAGTTCTCCATCTTCTCGATGGGCGTCATGCCGTACATCAACGCGTCCATCATCATGAGCCTGCTTCAGGGCGCGCACGTCATCCCCTACCTGGACCGTCTTCATAAGGAAGGGGAGCTCGGCCGCCGCAAGCTCAACCAGATGACCCGCTATCTCACCCTCTTCCTGGCGGCGTTCCAGAGCTTCGGCCTGACGCTGATGATCTCGAAGATGCCCTCGCCCACCGGGCTGCCGGTGGTGTCCAATCCCACGCCGTTCTTCTTCATCATCACCGTGCTCACGCTGACCACCGGCACCGTCTTCATCATGTGGCTCGGCGAGCAGATGACGGAGCAGGGCGTCGGCAACGGCACCTCGATGATCATCTTCGCCGGCATCGTCGAGCGCATCCCCGGCAGCATCTTCGCCATGGTCCAGCTCGTCCACTCCGAGGAGATCGGGCTCATCAAGGCGCTCCTCATCGGCGTCGTCATCGTCGGCGTCATCCTGAGCGTGGTCTGGGTGGAGACCGCCCAGCGCAAGATCCCCGTCCAGTACGCCAAGCGCGTCGTCGGGCGCAAGATGATGGGCGGAGCGACGAGCTTCCTGCCCCTGAAGGTGGACCAGAGCGGCGTCATCGCCGTCATCTTCGCGGTCTCCCTGCTCGCCGTGCCCATGACGGTCGTCCAGTTCACCCCGAACTCCCCATGGGCGCAGCGCCTGCAGGGCTTCCTCAACGGCGGGAACCCCGTCTATGAGGTGATCTACGCCGCCCTCATCATCTTCTTCTGCTACTTCTACAACTCCGTGAGCATCAACCCGATGGACCTCGCGGAGAACATGAAGAAGTCCGGCGGCTTCGTCCCCGGCATCCGGCCCGGCGAGCCGACCGCGCAGTTCATCGAGTGGGTGCTCGACCGCATCACGCTCGGCGGCGCGCTCTTCGTCGCGGCGGTCGCCGTCATGCCGCAGCTCCTGCGCTACGTCTACAACGTGCCCTTCTACCTCGGCGGCACCTCGTTGCTGATCGTCGTCGGCGTCGCGCTCGACACGATGGGGCAGCTCGAGTCGCACCTCATCATGCGCCACTACGAGGGCTTCCTGAAGAAGGGGCGCATCCGCCAGAGGTGGTTCAATGTCGGCAACTGA
- the rplO gene encoding 50S ribosomal protein L15: MTDTRTIGLHNLAPRPGARKRAKRIGMGLGSGHGKTATRGTKGQTSRSGDGKMIGFEGGQTPQIRRIPKRGFRNTAFQTRYQIVDVGDLARVYKSQNEVSLESMRVHGLVKGRQPVKVLGDGKLERPLKVQAHAFSKSAEEKIKKAGGTAEKLAR, from the coding sequence ATGACTGACACCAGGACCATCGGACTGCACAACCTCGCTCCGCGGCCGGGCGCGCGCAAGCGCGCCAAGCGCATCGGCATGGGACTCGGGTCCGGCCACGGCAAGACGGCCACCCGCGGCACCAAGGGACAGACCTCCCGCTCGGGCGACGGCAAGATGATCGGCTTCGAGGGCGGCCAGACGCCCCAGATCCGCCGCATCCCCAAGCGCGGCTTCCGCAACACCGCGTTCCAGACCCGCTACCAGATCGTCGACGTCGGCGACCTGGCCCGCGTCTACAAGAGCCAGAACGAAGTGAGCCTCGAGTCCATGCGCGTGCACGGGCTCGTGAAGGGACGCCAGCCCGTGAAGGTCCTCGGCGACGGCAAGCTCGAGCGCCCGCTGAAGGTCCAGGCCCATGCGTTCTCGAAGAGCGCGGAAGAGAAGATCAAGAAAGCCGGCGGCACCGCGGAGAAGCTCGCGCGATGA
- the rpsE gene encoding 30S ribosomal protein S5, whose product MPEETKPVQTTPHRSPDGQQRRPPRRSRRQEEADALGLKETVVAINRVAKVVKGGKRFSFGALVVVGDGKGSVGFGLGKAKDVQFSIQKGSLRARKNMFHFAMSGDTIPHETVGRWGAGKVWMKPAAPGTGVIAGGGVRAVLEAAGVKNILTKSLGSSNNFSVIYATMQALKALRTREDIAKLRGR is encoded by the coding sequence ATGCCCGAGGAAACGAAACCCGTTCAAACCACCCCGCACCGGTCCCCGGATGGACAGCAGCGCCGTCCGCCGCGGCGCTCCCGCCGTCAGGAAGAGGCCGACGCGCTGGGTCTCAAGGAGACCGTGGTCGCCATCAACCGCGTGGCCAAGGTCGTCAAGGGCGGCAAGCGCTTTTCGTTCGGAGCGCTCGTCGTCGTCGGCGACGGCAAGGGCTCGGTCGGCTTCGGCCTGGGCAAGGCCAAGGACGTGCAGTTCTCGATCCAGAAGGGCTCGCTGCGCGCGCGCAAGAACATGTTCCACTTCGCGATGTCCGGCGACACGATCCCGCACGAGACCGTCGGCCGCTGGGGCGCCGGCAAGGTCTGGATGAAGCCCGCGGCGCCCGGGACGGGCGTCATCGCGGGCGGCGGCGTGCGCGCGGTGCTCGAGGCCGCGGGCGTTAAGAACATCCTCACCAAGAGTCTCGGCAGCTCGAACAACTTCAGCGTGATCTACGCGACGATGCAGGCCCTCAAGGCCCTGCGGACGCGCGAGGACATCGCCAAGCTCAGGGGGCGGTGA
- the rplR gene encoding 50S ribosomal protein L18, with amino-acid sequence MKDKAIRFEYRKRRVHDRIKEAANGLPRLCVRRSLKYFYAQVIDDVKGVTIACADSRPEKAGPCRKSLNDAKSVGKLIAERALKAGISKVVFDRGGMVYHGRVKALADAAREAGLKF; translated from the coding sequence ATGAAAGACAAAGCCATCCGTTTCGAATACCGCAAGCGCCGCGTCCACGACAGGATCAAGGAAGCCGCCAACGGCCTTCCCCGCCTGTGCGTGCGGCGTTCGCTGAAGTACTTCTACGCGCAGGTCATCGACGACGTCAAGGGCGTCACCATCGCCTGCGCGGACAGCCGGCCCGAGAAGGCCGGCCCCTGCCGCAAGAGCCTCAACGACGCCAAGAGCGTCGGCAAGCTCATCGCCGAGCGGGCGCTCAAGGCGGGGATCTCCAAGGTCGTGTTCGACCGCGGAGGGATGGTCTACCACGGCCGCGTCAAGGCGCTGGCCGATGCGGCGCGCGAAGCCGGACTCAAGTTCTAG